A genomic region of Micromonospora sp. NBC_01796 contains the following coding sequences:
- a CDS encoding TlpA family protein disulfide reductase, with amino-acid sequence MRRLRNRTALLPAMLVVAALALGACSGPASESAAGESSAPAAAGGADTLPGPVPAGLALRPAPSGAPAAPAFTGTLTDGSPLTIANFWAERPVVLVFFSSWCTVCAERQTALSDLARSYRDRVVFVGVVSEDEPADLEPYLREHKVEFPVVFDPAQTTWQSYAVREPGAVAVVAKGGALLRGWPGGLDASALDAQLRELVIAG; translated from the coding sequence GTGAGGCGATTGCGCAACCGTACGGCGCTGCTGCCCGCGATGCTGGTCGTGGCCGCGCTCGCGCTCGGCGCCTGCTCCGGCCCCGCCTCGGAGTCCGCCGCCGGGGAATCCTCCGCCCCGGCGGCGGCCGGCGGCGCGGACACCCTGCCCGGCCCGGTCCCCGCCGGGCTGGCGCTGCGTCCGGCCCCGTCCGGAGCCCCCGCCGCCCCGGCCTTCACCGGCACCCTCACCGACGGCAGCCCGCTGACCATCGCGAACTTCTGGGCCGAGCGCCCGGTGGTACTGGTCTTCTTCAGCTCCTGGTGCACCGTCTGCGCCGAGCGCCAGACCGCGCTGAGCGACCTCGCCCGCAGTTACCGCGACCGGGTGGTCTTCGTTGGCGTCGTGAGTGAGGACGAACCCGCCGACCTGGAGCCCTACCTGCGCGAACACAAGGTCGAGTTCCCGGTGGTCTTCGACCCGGCCCAGACGACCTGGCAGTCGTACGCGGTCCGCGAGCCGGGCGCGGTGGCGGTCGTGGCCAAGGGCGGTGCGCTGCTGCGCGGCTGGCCCGGCGGTCTCGACGCGTCGGCGCTCGACGCCCAACTGCGCGAGCTGGTCATCGCCGGCTGA
- a CDS encoding M6 family metalloprotease domain-containing protein — MHLPFNKRNVRRSILVAAVTSALVVSVATSGASAAPANPAGGTGPFQVLDPQNWEFPDTMTWDDFKAAPGTNWNDPTVRGSIRNFKIALVTLDYVDQPFVITQRARSSVFGNPQATAQNVPRDQVPQFYQDFLNKPNDLNKGHTLHEYWMQDSNGRYGVDLNGFGPYTMPAKSYQYGITNDMNPGMCPGGETCNRNIRTDGLGAWRAAVGDEVADSFELVFILGAGQDESSTWQEFGQMMFQTKEDVPDAWGPPDPAMPNYAKTRYVDWTSWKSAATIWPNAGGGSSTQAESSGMGTYAHELSHLLSIGDNYNNPYGVPLRRAYTGVWSMMSRGSFNGPGGPHTRWQIPPLNGGSMGSLHTLRDKLKIGLLGEEHALRLSREALASSGLVVAEIKARAVDAGPKGLTGINIALNKDLQPACNTSTDPLCDGGNFNNYTVEVVDRMGADSFTPDAGVMVSKTKNADSAPFQWVIDANPQDIDMIDFYQPNGTPQKITMGDYRQLSDALFHAGTNSGSEYEYVDGPNRLHFYVLDIKRNADGILSYTVAVQSLDGNGGPSARGVNLGKGEVTSAGAPTKKGVTCSFDLTNTGTYSAGGQQHPEDVSAYLKSDVYRLSTEVAGKGWRSELPNALATAQFGKSTTVKVSVAANSDAAATGFVKLTATSVSDPSKTVTKQCRVEKS, encoded by the coding sequence ATGCACCTTCCGTTCAACAAGAGAAACGTACGGCGTTCCATTCTGGTCGCCGCGGTCACGTCCGCCCTGGTCGTCTCCGTGGCAACCAGTGGCGCGTCGGCGGCTCCGGCGAATCCCGCCGGCGGTACGGGCCCGTTCCAGGTCCTCGACCCGCAGAACTGGGAATTCCCGGACACGATGACCTGGGACGACTTCAAGGCCGCCCCGGGCACCAACTGGAACGACCCGACGGTGCGCGGTTCGATCCGTAACTTCAAGATCGCGCTGGTCACCCTCGACTACGTCGACCAGCCGTTCGTGATCACCCAGCGGGCCCGGTCGTCGGTCTTCGGCAACCCCCAGGCAACCGCGCAGAACGTCCCGCGCGACCAGGTCCCGCAGTTCTACCAGGACTTCCTGAACAAGCCGAACGACCTGAACAAGGGTCACACCCTGCACGAGTACTGGATGCAGGACTCCAACGGCCGGTACGGCGTCGACCTGAACGGGTTCGGCCCGTACACGATGCCGGCGAAGTCGTACCAGTACGGCATCACCAACGACATGAACCCGGGCATGTGCCCCGGTGGTGAGACCTGCAACCGCAACATCCGTACCGATGGTCTGGGCGCCTGGCGCGCGGCCGTCGGCGACGAGGTCGCGGACTCGTTCGAGCTGGTCTTCATCCTCGGTGCCGGTCAGGACGAGTCGTCGACCTGGCAGGAATTCGGCCAGATGATGTTCCAGACCAAGGAAGACGTCCCGGACGCGTGGGGCCCGCCGGACCCGGCGATGCCGAACTACGCCAAGACCCGGTACGTCGACTGGACCTCGTGGAAGTCGGCGGCGACGATCTGGCCGAACGCCGGTGGCGGCTCCTCCACCCAGGCGGAGAGCTCCGGCATGGGCACGTACGCCCACGAGCTGAGTCACCTGCTCAGCATCGGTGACAACTACAACAACCCGTACGGCGTTCCGCTGCGTCGGGCGTACACCGGTGTGTGGAGCATGATGTCGCGCGGGTCGTTCAACGGCCCGGGTGGTCCGCACACCCGTTGGCAGATTCCGCCGCTCAACGGCGGTTCGATGGGTTCCCTGCACACCCTGCGGGACAAGCTGAAGATCGGTCTCCTCGGCGAGGAGCACGCGCTGCGGCTGTCCCGTGAGGCCCTGGCCTCGTCCGGCCTCGTGGTCGCCGAGATCAAGGCGCGTGCTGTCGACGCCGGCCCGAAGGGTCTGACCGGCATCAACATCGCGCTGAACAAGGATCTCCAGCCCGCCTGCAACACCTCCACCGACCCGCTCTGCGACGGTGGAAACTTCAACAACTACACGGTCGAGGTCGTGGACCGCATGGGTGCGGACTCGTTCACCCCGGACGCCGGTGTCATGGTCAGCAAGACCAAGAACGCGGACAGCGCGCCGTTCCAGTGGGTCATCGATGCCAACCCGCAGGACATCGACATGATCGATTTCTACCAGCCGAACGGCACCCCGCAGAAGATCACCATGGGTGACTACCGGCAGCTCTCGGACGCCCTGTTCCACGCGGGCACCAACTCCGGCAGCGAGTACGAGTACGTCGACGGTCCGAACCGTCTGCACTTCTACGTCCTGGACATCAAGCGCAACGCTGACGGCATCCTGTCGTACACCGTCGCGGTCCAGTCGCTGGACGGCAACGGCGGGCCGAGCGCCCGCGGTGTCAACCTCGGCAAGGGCGAGGTGACCAGCGCCGGTGCGCCCACCAAGAAGGGCGTCACCTGCTCGTTCGACCTGACCAACACCGGGACGTACTCGGCCGGCGGTCAGCAGCACCCGGAGGACGTGAGCGCGTACCTCAAGTCCGACGTCTACCGGCTCTCCACCGAGGTTGCCGGTAAGGGCTGGCGGTCCGAGCTGCCGAACGCACTCGCCACCGCCCAGTTCGGCAAGTCCACCACGGTCAAGGTCTCGGTTGCCGCCAACAGCGACGCCGCCGCGACCGGGTTCGTCAAGCTGACCGCCACCTCGGTCAGCGACCCGAGCAAGACCGTCACCAAGCAGTGCCGGGTCGAGAAGTCCTGA
- a CDS encoding poly-gamma-glutamate hydrolase family protein translates to MVAASRRNLLAMVALAVPAVQVLGSGAAGAADAYPSNTALYAETDLVEGVDYARRYQRHRYFDDSLSQRYPYAKTTILAPHGGGIEVGTSELCLAVAGYHPASLAVTPAGGTTHDYWMFEGLRASNNGELHVTSSHCDDGVARALCAGALNALGLHGCTAAQAGEGEDAAAILVGGRNNTFKQYLLEELFSAGFRAIDAINHESLNGNDPDNIANRTLLGAGGQLEITTPLRLAMFEVNTRAQRKNTTTPLFWSFVAAVRTAISRTEAGQVIA, encoded by the coding sequence GTGGTCGCCGCGAGCAGACGAAACCTCCTCGCCATGGTCGCCCTGGCCGTACCCGCCGTGCAGGTTCTCGGCTCCGGGGCGGCTGGCGCGGCGGACGCGTACCCTTCGAACACCGCCCTCTACGCGGAGACCGACCTGGTCGAGGGGGTCGACTACGCCCGCCGCTACCAGCGTCACCGCTACTTCGACGACAGCCTGTCGCAGCGGTATCCGTACGCGAAGACCACGATCCTCGCCCCGCACGGCGGCGGAATCGAGGTCGGCACCTCGGAGCTGTGCCTGGCCGTGGCCGGATACCACCCGGCGAGCCTGGCGGTAACCCCGGCCGGCGGCACCACCCACGACTACTGGATGTTCGAGGGGCTGCGCGCCTCCAACAACGGCGAACTGCACGTCACCTCGTCGCACTGCGACGACGGTGTGGCGCGCGCGCTGTGCGCGGGTGCCCTCAACGCCCTGGGCCTGCACGGCTGCACAGCCGCCCAGGCCGGCGAGGGCGAAGACGCCGCCGCGATCCTGGTCGGCGGCCGCAACAACACGTTCAAGCAGTACCTGCTGGAGGAACTGTTCTCGGCCGGGTTCCGGGCCATCGACGCGATCAACCACGAATCGCTCAACGGCAACGATCCCGACAACATCGCCAATCGCACCCTGCTCGGTGCCGGCGGCCAACTGGAGATCACCACCCCGTTGCGGCTGGCGATGTTCGAGGTCAACACCCGGGCGCAGCGCAAGAACACCACCACGCCGCTGTTCTGGAGCTTCGTCGCAGCCGTACGGACCGCGATATCCCGGACCGAGGCGGGCCAGGTCATCGCCTGA
- a CDS encoding SAM-dependent methyltransferase: protein MTGQSFQVEPVAYVVGGRVEPTDDYWGGTRAIIRIDGSRFDADATAGLDEFSHLEIVFRFHLTDPTDLNLGARRPRDNPEWPPVGIFGHRNMRRLNWLGVSRCRLLKVDGLDLHVEELDAVDGTPVLDIKPWFGEFGPRGEVNQAPWSTAMLGRYYATPPTD from the coding sequence ATGACAGGTCAGTCGTTTCAGGTCGAGCCTGTTGCGTACGTGGTCGGTGGGCGGGTGGAGCCGACCGACGACTACTGGGGCGGGACCCGCGCCATCATCAGGATCGACGGATCGCGGTTCGACGCGGATGCGACGGCCGGGCTTGACGAGTTCTCTCACCTGGAGATCGTCTTCCGGTTCCACCTCACCGACCCGACCGATCTCAACCTCGGCGCACGACGGCCCAGGGACAACCCCGAGTGGCCTCCGGTCGGCATCTTCGGCCACCGCAACATGCGTCGGCTGAACTGGCTGGGCGTCTCGCGCTGCCGGCTGCTCAAGGTCGACGGGCTTGACCTGCACGTGGAGGAGCTAGACGCCGTAGACGGCACTCCGGTGCTCGACATCAAGCCATGGTTCGGCGAGTTCGGGCCACGAGGCGAGGTCAACCAGGCGCCCTGGTCAACCGCGATGCTCGGCCGCTACTACGCCACACCACCGACGGACTGA